A genome region from Nerophis lumbriciformis linkage group LG18, RoL_Nlum_v2.1, whole genome shotgun sequence includes the following:
- the sft2d2a gene encoding SFT2 domain containing 2a, whose protein sequence is MDKLKSVLSGEETRREDRTVLETVNEASTLGWGTRVKGFIACFVIGGVCAILGVCLLFIPRIGIILFIVFYTFGNICALCSTMFLMGPVKQLKRMCDKTRALATAIMITCLVLTLCAAFWWKNFGLALLFVILQVLSFTWYSLSYIPFVRDAILKLVAMCMK, encoded by the exons atggataAACTCAAATCTGTTTTGAGCGGCGAGGAAACGCGAAGAGAGGACAGAACAGTCCTCGAA ACTGTGAATGAAGCTTCCACACTTGGATGGGGAACACGAGTCAAAGGATTCATCGCCTGCTTCGTCATCGGGGGAGTGTGTGCTATTCTT GGCGTGTGTCTGCTCTTCATCCCCAGGATCGGCATCATCCTCTTCATCGTCTTCTACACCTTTGGCAACATCTGTGCTCTGTGCAG CACCATGTTCCTGATGGGCCCCGTGAAGCAGCTGAAGAGGATGTGTGACAAGACGAGAGCGCTGGCCACCGCCATCATGATA ACTTGTCTGGTGTTGACGCTCTGTGCTGCCTTCTGG TGGAAAAACTTTGGTCTGGCTTTGCTGTTTGTCATCTTGCAAGTGCTGTCATTTACTTG GTACAGCCTTTCCTACATCCCATTTGTCAG GGATGCCATATTGAAGCTGGTGGCCATGTGCATGAAGTGA